The Streptomyces sp. NBC_01775 genome includes a region encoding these proteins:
- a CDS encoding 6-phosphofructokinase: MRVGVLTGGGDCPGLNAVMRAVVRKGVQRYGYDFVGFRDGWRGPLEGDTTRLDISAVRGMLPRGGTILGSSRTNPFKEENGVRLIKDNLAKHEVDALIAIGGEDTLGVAARLTDEHGIRCVGVPKTIDNDLSATDYTFGFNTAVTVATEAIDRLHTTAESHMRVLVVEVMGRHAGWIALHSGLAGGANCILIPEQRFDVDEVCGWVASRFKASYAPIVVVAEGAMPKDGEAVLKDGSTDSFGHVRLSGVGEWLAKEIEARTGKEARTTVLGHVQRGGTPTAFDRWLATRFGLHAIDAVRDEAWGSMVALRGTDIVRVPLAKATEKLKTVDPSLYEEAGVFFG, translated from the coding sequence ATGCGGGTCGGAGTGCTGACCGGCGGCGGCGACTGCCCCGGTCTCAATGCGGTCATGCGGGCTGTGGTCCGCAAGGGAGTTCAGCGTTACGGCTATGACTTCGTCGGGTTCCGGGACGGCTGGCGGGGCCCCCTGGAGGGGGACACCACCCGGCTCGACATCTCGGCGGTGCGCGGCATGCTGCCGCGCGGCGGCACCATCCTCGGCTCCTCGCGCACGAACCCCTTCAAGGAGGAGAACGGCGTCCGCCTGATCAAGGACAACCTCGCCAAGCACGAGGTCGACGCGCTGATCGCCATCGGCGGCGAGGACACGCTCGGCGTCGCGGCGCGACTGACCGACGAGCACGGCATCCGGTGCGTCGGCGTCCCCAAGACGATCGACAACGACCTGTCGGCCACCGACTACACCTTCGGGTTCAACACCGCCGTCACCGTCGCCACCGAGGCCATCGACCGGCTGCACACCACCGCCGAGTCCCACATGCGGGTGCTGGTGGTGGAGGTGATGGGCCGGCACGCGGGCTGGATCGCCCTGCACTCGGGCCTGGCGGGCGGCGCCAACTGCATCCTCATCCCCGAGCAGCGCTTCGACGTCGACGAGGTCTGCGGCTGGGTCGCCTCCCGCTTCAAGGCGAGCTACGCCCCGATCGTCGTCGTCGCCGAGGGTGCGATGCCCAAGGACGGTGAGGCGGTCCTCAAGGACGGCTCGACCGACTCCTTCGGGCACGTCAGGCTCTCCGGCGTCGGCGAATGGCTGGCCAAGGAGATCGAGGCCCGCACCGGCAAGGAGGCACGTACGACCGTGCTCGGGCACGTCCAGCGCGGTGGCACTCCCACGGCCTTCGACCGCTGGCTGGCCACCCGCTTCGGGCTGCACGCCATCGACGCCGTGCGGGACGAGGCGTGGGGCTCGATGGTCGCCCTGCGGGGCACCGACATCGTCCGTGTGCCGCTCGCCAAGGCCACCGAGAAGCTCAAGACCGTCGACCCCTCCCTCTACGAAGAGGCGGGCGTGTTCTTCGGCTGA
- a CDS encoding SLC13 family permease: MNSIQAEALSVALLLAVLVWAVARPPRLPEAIVAVPAAALVIATGAVSLDHVADEAALLGPVLGFLAAVLVLARLCADEGLFHACGLWMARIAARRTRERPRRLLAAVFVLASVTTAVLSLDTTVVLLTPVVFATAARLGVPAKPHVYACTHLSNSASLLLPVSNLTNLLALAASGLSFSRFAGLMALPWVAAIAVEYAVFRRFFAADLVDPDRYDQVGERSHGERHKRHERAGDADADEDETEAENARVRGSGEVGGPVDVPLFALVTVLATLAGFVLTSVAGLEPVWAAAAGALVLGVRAMVRGRTSPRAVLTSVGVPFLAFVLALAVVVRAVVDNGLSDWLGALVPDGASLPALLGTAALAAVLANVINNLPAVLVLLPLVEPTGAGAVLAVLLGVNIGPNVTYAGSLATLLWRRTLHQHNHSVGLREFTRLGLLTVPPALALAVVALWGSLRVLGG, from the coding sequence ATGAACAGCATCCAGGCCGAAGCCCTCTCCGTCGCACTCCTGCTCGCCGTCCTCGTCTGGGCGGTGGCCCGCCCGCCCCGCTTGCCGGAAGCCATCGTCGCGGTGCCCGCCGCGGCGCTGGTGATCGCCACCGGAGCGGTCAGTCTCGACCATGTGGCGGACGAGGCCGCCCTGCTCGGCCCGGTCCTCGGTTTCCTGGCCGCGGTGCTGGTGCTCGCCCGGCTCTGCGCCGACGAGGGCCTGTTCCACGCCTGCGGTCTGTGGATGGCCCGTATCGCCGCGCGCCGCACCCGCGAGCGGCCCCGGCGGCTGCTGGCCGCCGTCTTCGTCCTCGCCTCCGTCACCACCGCGGTCCTCAGTCTGGACACCACGGTCGTGCTGCTCACCCCGGTCGTCTTCGCGACGGCCGCCCGGCTGGGCGTGCCGGCGAAGCCGCACGTCTACGCCTGCACCCACCTGTCGAACAGCGCCTCGCTGCTGCTGCCGGTCTCCAACCTCACCAACCTCCTCGCGCTGGCGGCCAGCGGGCTGAGCTTCAGCCGGTTCGCGGGGCTGATGGCGCTGCCGTGGGTGGCGGCGATCGCCGTCGAGTACGCCGTCTTCCGCCGCTTCTTCGCCGCCGACCTGGTGGACCCGGACCGGTATGACCAGGTCGGGGAGCGGAGCCACGGGGAGCGGCACAAGAGGCACGAGCGGGCCGGGGACGCCGACGCCGACGAGGACGAGACCGAGGCCGAGAACGCGCGCGTACGGGGCTCCGGCGAGGTCGGCGGGCCCGTTGACGTCCCCCTGTTCGCGCTGGTCACCGTCCTGGCCACCCTCGCGGGCTTCGTGCTCACCTCCGTGGCCGGGCTGGAGCCGGTCTGGGCCGCGGCGGCGGGCGCGCTCGTCCTGGGCGTGCGGGCGATGGTGCGCGGACGCACCTCGCCGCGCGCCGTGCTCACCTCGGTCGGCGTGCCGTTCCTGGCGTTCGTGCTCGCGCTGGCCGTGGTGGTCCGGGCCGTCGTGGACAACGGGCTCTCCGACTGGCTGGGGGCGCTGGTGCCCGACGGGGCGAGCCTGCCCGCGCTGCTGGGGACCGCCGCGCTGGCGGCTGTCCTCGCGAACGTGATCAACAACCTGCCCGCCGTGCTGGTGCTGCTGCCGCTGGTGGAGCCGACCGGTGCCGGTGCCGTGCTGGCCGTCCTCCTGGGGGTGAACATCGGCCCCAACGTCACCTACGCCGGCTCCCTGGCCACCTTGCTGTGGCGGCGCACCCTGCACCAGCACAACCACTCCGTCGGGCTGCGCGAGTTCACCCGGCTCGGGCTGCTGACGGTGCCGCCCGCGCTGGCGCTGGCCGTCGTGGCGCTGTGGGGCTCGCTGCGCGTCCTCGGCGGCTGA